In the Pseudomonadota bacterium genome, AAACCGCCCATCAGGAGCGACGGAATTCAGTTTTCTTGCATTTCGGGCAGGGCGGCATCCGCCCGGGTTTTTTCAGGTTAAGCGCCCCGCCGCAGGAGGTGCAGACAAACTCGCCGCCATGGGTCATCTCGCCCGTTTTATAGACGAGGGAGGAATCGAGTTTTTCGCTTAAATCCTTGCTCCACTCACTGAGCCCCCTGGTGATGTTCAAGAGAAAGGAGCCGCCTTTATCCAGGGAAACATCCTTGATATATTCAGCCTCCTTGGCAATGTCCCGCCACAGCGCACCACCCTTGTTATGTAACTGGTCATAATGTTTCCGGGCATCGCCGGTGACCCCGTCCACCTTTGGTTTGATCTGGCCGAGGGAAGAGGCGATATCCTTTTTCAGGGTTTCGCCGGCCCTGGTGATGATCTCTTTTGAGTGTTCACCCATCTCCTTCAGATCGGCCATTGCCTTGTCCATCGCCTGGCTGATGGTTTCCCGGTTTATCTTCTCATGGATCTCACCAAAAATCTTGCTGACCCGCTGCCGCAGTTTTTCGTAAGCGGCCAGTTCCTCTTCCATCTTTCCGTTCTCTTTATTTTCATTTTCCATAGTCGATTCCTCCTGGTCATTTTATTCGGAAGGGTTTCGTCCCGGCAAATCCACTTGTATGTATATCATATCAGTTCAGACAAATTTTTCATAACCAGTATTTTTCCGTATCATAAATGTATGCATTTTTTATTCATTGCACCAACCGCACACATTCTCCCATATTTCTTGAATTCATCTC is a window encoding:
- a CDS encoding zinc ribbon-containing protein, translated to MENENKENGKMEEELAAYEKLRQRVSKIFGEIHEKINRETISQAMDKAMADLKEMGEHSKEIITRAGETLKKDIASSLGQIKPKVDGVTGDARKHYDQLHNKGGALWRDIAKEAEYIKDVSLDKGGSFLLNITRGLSEWSKDLSEKLDSSLVYKTGEMTHGGEFVCTSCGGALNLKKPGRMPPCPKCKKTEFRRS